The following are encoded in a window of Terriglobales bacterium genomic DNA:
- the pgaC gene encoding poly-beta-1,6-N-acetyl-D-glucosamine synthase, whose protein sequence is MFSPSAVHAIQSFCFGYPFIMAWYWMAGGILYRWLRERHQPPPGEPPQLASYPGVSVLVPCRNEAANAEEVFTALAALQYPDYEVIGINDASTDNTGAILNDLARRYECMRVVHLASNQGKAVALNCAAMLARNQILVCIDGDALLDVHALTWIVAKFLSDGSIGAITGNPRIRNRSTVLARLQVGEYGTIVGLIKRAQSLFGWVFTVSGVICAFRKRALQDAGWWSSKTVTDDVELSWRIQLAGWRITYQANAICWILMPETLRGLWKQRLRWSEGGTQTVLMSARRLLSPKHWRAWLVWGNYIVSVLWSFTIVTALSLWLMERIGIHVNTGFPQVSLLPAWWGAVLTSTYLLQATIGLGLERRFEKGLLRTIMWLSWYPVFFWMLQAITAVAGLPRAIVRMYRPQGTWASPDRGLA, encoded by the coding sequence ATGTTTTCGCCAAGTGCAGTTCACGCGATTCAATCTTTCTGTTTCGGCTATCCGTTCATCATGGCCTGGTATTGGATGGCCGGCGGCATACTGTATCGCTGGCTTCGCGAACGTCATCAGCCACCACCGGGCGAGCCTCCTCAGCTCGCTTCCTATCCGGGGGTCTCCGTTCTGGTGCCTTGCCGCAACGAAGCGGCGAATGCAGAGGAGGTCTTCACCGCGCTCGCGGCGTTGCAATATCCCGACTACGAGGTCATCGGGATCAACGATGCATCCACCGACAACACCGGCGCCATCTTGAATGATCTCGCACGACGCTATGAATGTATGCGCGTCGTACACCTGGCCAGCAATCAGGGAAAGGCAGTGGCACTCAATTGCGCGGCAATGCTCGCACGTAACCAGATTCTCGTCTGCATCGATGGCGATGCATTACTGGATGTCCATGCGCTTACCTGGATCGTCGCAAAATTTCTCTCCGATGGTTCGATTGGCGCCATAACGGGAAATCCACGAATACGAAATAGATCCACCGTTCTGGCCAGGTTGCAAGTCGGTGAATACGGCACGATCGTTGGGCTTATCAAACGCGCACAGAGCCTGTTTGGATGGGTTTTTACCGTTTCGGGCGTAATTTGCGCCTTTCGCAAACGAGCACTGCAGGATGCGGGTTGGTGGTCCTCCAAAACGGTCACCGACGATGTCGAATTAAGTTGGCGCATTCAGCTTGCAGGCTGGCGAATTACTTACCAGGCAAACGCCATCTGCTGGATTCTCATGCCGGAGACTTTGCGAGGTCTCTGGAAACAACGCTTGCGATGGTCGGAAGGAGGAACACAGACCGTTCTCATGTCGGCTCGCCGGCTGCTTTCACCAAAACATTGGCGGGCTTGGCTCGTTTGGGGAAACTACATCGTCAGCGTGCTTTGGTCCTTCACCATTGTGACCGCGCTTAGCCTCTGGCTAATGGAACGAATCGGTATCCATGTAAATACCGGCTTTCCTCAAGTCAGCCTGCTTCCGGCCTGGTGGGGAGCGGTGCTGACGAGCACGTATTTATTGCAAGCAACTATTGGGCTAGGTTTGGAGCGCAGATTCGAGAAAGGGCTTCTTCGAACCATCATGTGGCTCTCCTGGTATCCAGTCTTCTTCTGGATGCTGCAGGCGATAACTGCCGTGGCTGGACTACCAAGGGCTATCGTGCGCATGTACCGGCCTCAAGGCACATGGGCAAGTCCCGATCGAGGTCTTGCGTGA
- a CDS encoding DUF4142 domain-containing protein, whose product MYRLAVFILTFSFAAFAQTGAHTKAKSKAGANPDATFAKKAAQGNMAEVALGKLAQQNAQSDDVKKFGQRMVDDHGKAEQDLEGVASKANITLPQDVNAQQKAEQQRLEKLNGAAFDRAYMAMMVKDHTKDVAEFKKEANSTSANSDLKDYAKRTYPTLEDHLTNAKAVDNALPKSAGAKSSKSGKKSAAKPTAGETSGGTGLLLI is encoded by the coding sequence ATGTACAGGCTTGCAGTTTTTATCCTCACATTCTCATTTGCTGCGTTTGCGCAAACAGGTGCGCATACAAAGGCAAAATCCAAGGCAGGCGCCAATCCTGACGCTACATTTGCGAAGAAGGCGGCTCAGGGAAACATGGCCGAAGTCGCGTTGGGCAAGCTCGCTCAGCAGAATGCTCAAAGCGACGATGTCAAGAAGTTCGGCCAGCGCATGGTCGACGATCACGGCAAAGCCGAGCAGGATCTTGAGGGCGTCGCGTCGAAGGCAAACATCACCTTGCCGCAAGATGTAAACGCCCAGCAAAAAGCGGAGCAGCAGCGGCTCGAGAAGCTAAACGGCGCAGCGTTCGATCGTGCGTACATGGCGATGATGGTGAAAGACCACACCAAAGATGTCGCGGAGTTCAAGAAGGAAGCGAATAGCACCAGCGCGAACTCTGATTTGAAGGATTACGCGAAGCGCACTTATCCGACGCTTGAAGATCATCTGACGAATGCGAAGGCGGTGGACAACGCTCTTCCGAAATCGGCCGGAGCAAAGAGCAGCAAGAGCGGGAAGAAGAGCGCGGCCAAACCTACTGCCGGTGAAACCAGCGGCGGTACCGGTCTATTGCTTATCTGA
- a CDS encoding phospholipase D-like domain-containing protein has translation MKLLVQPGDGIKPLVKAIERAKSSIQIVIFRFDRLEIEKALEDAVKRGVAVDALIAFTNRGGEKNLRKLELRFLDRGVTVARTADDLVRYHGKMMIVDGKELHLLAFNYTQIDIERSRSFGLITHEKELVKEAGRLFDADSKRRKFRPGSPRFIVSPLNARKELGKFIQGAKKELLVYDVKITDREMLKLLEDKARAGVEVRVIGKMARHNSQIAVRKLEKLRLHTRTMVRDGKDVFMGSQSLRELELDSRREIGLTFRDADIAKEITKVFENDWKTGVVATGDEADDIEKPPAAKVAKKVAKTVTKVLPPVAPVVEDVMNEIVPAENGFSIDHDEIEETVKIAVKQAIKQAVREAVEDVVEQQREPEA, from the coding sequence GTGAAGCTGTTAGTCCAGCCGGGAGACGGAATCAAGCCACTGGTGAAAGCCATTGAGCGGGCAAAGAGCTCTATCCAGATCGTCATCTTCCGCTTCGACCGCCTGGAGATCGAAAAGGCTCTCGAAGACGCTGTGAAGCGGGGTGTCGCGGTCGATGCCTTGATAGCGTTCACGAATCGGGGAGGCGAGAAGAACCTGCGCAAGCTGGAGTTACGCTTTTTGGATCGCGGCGTTACGGTCGCCCGTACCGCCGACGATCTGGTCCGCTACCACGGCAAAATGATGATCGTCGATGGGAAAGAACTCCACCTGCTGGCCTTCAACTACACGCAAATTGACATCGAGCGCAGCCGCAGCTTCGGCCTGATCACGCATGAAAAGGAGTTGGTGAAAGAAGCCGGCAGGCTGTTCGACGCTGACAGCAAGCGCCGCAAGTTTCGGCCGGGTTCACCACGTTTCATCGTTAGCCCGCTGAACGCTCGCAAGGAGCTTGGGAAATTCATCCAAGGAGCCAAGAAAGAGCTCCTGGTCTATGACGTGAAGATCACCGATCGCGAGATGCTCAAGCTCCTCGAAGACAAAGCACGAGCCGGGGTAGAAGTTCGCGTAATCGGCAAAATGGCGCGTCACAACAGCCAGATCGCAGTTCGCAAATTGGAAAAGCTGCGGCTGCACACCCGCACCATGGTGCGTGATGGCAAAGATGTATTCATGGGCAGCCAGAGCCTGCGCGAGTTGGAACTCGATTCCCGCCGCGAGATCGGCCTCACATTTCGTGATGCCGACATTGCAAAGGAAATCACCAAGGTCTTTGAAAACGATTGGAAAACCGGGGTAGTCGCAACCGGCGACGAAGCCGATGATATCGAGAAGCCGCCTGCAGCCAAAGTCGCGAAGAAGGTCGCCAAGACCGTGACAAAAGTTCTGCCGCCGGTTGCGCCTGTCGTCGAAGACGTAATGAATGAGATTGTGCCTGCGGAAAACGGCTTTTCCATCGATCACGACGAGATCGAGGAGACAGTGAAGATCGCGGTCAAACAGGCAATCAAGCAGGCAGTCCGCGAAGCCGTGGAGGACGTAGTGGAACAGCAGCGCGAGCCGGAGGCGTGA
- the pgaB gene encoding poly-beta-1,6-N-acetyl-D-glucosamine N-deacetylase PgaB has product MKRIALLAALLALLSSPAFSAGRGSRFVCIALHDIVDKQEDLDADAITSERLIALFEFLRGNGWTAISLDDVEAAVKANRPLPNRAVLITVDDGYRSVYTRVFPLLLAYRMPAVAAVVGSWIESDPSHKRYISWDQAREMQRSGLVEFASHSYDLHHGILANPQGNELPAAGFRKYDPILGYEQEAEYRLRIREDLARSAAVMRRELGKSPRALVWPYGRYTVASENVAFEAGFRFALTLDSEPADASKPMAIARYLVARDFDFKNIANDLRSLNEPPSVQRLVRIDPSTLWSADAPDFESRLGRAIERVRTIGATSIIIEAAASGADGALSGAWFPTPNLAVRGDVFSRIAWQMHTRAGVEVFGRLPVGAALATLKDPERVLALFRDFGESAPIDGLLLEDVPQLIGIRTRAASEDETPWQVRKRRDAVEYSTLNPSDALALRCFRVVEEERPRLSLAVLTADKTLTGPSSVADMTLIAASSKPKEAARLIERLKKVEGSPDFFPRRLGVWIEASSAPTSSDLIAVTRIFQRNGLSLIGWSDDMIGDNPPAASVARAVSASSFPVRF; this is encoded by the coding sequence ATGAAGCGGATCGCTCTACTCGCGGCCCTGCTTGCGCTGTTGTCGTCTCCTGCATTCAGCGCAGGGCGAGGCTCTCGATTTGTGTGTATCGCGCTCCACGACATCGTGGACAAGCAAGAGGACCTCGACGCCGATGCGATCACCAGCGAACGGTTGATAGCTCTCTTCGAATTCCTGCGCGGTAACGGTTGGACCGCCATCTCTCTGGACGACGTAGAAGCTGCCGTCAAAGCTAACCGACCGCTGCCGAATCGTGCCGTCCTAATCACCGTCGACGACGGCTATCGCAGTGTTTACACCAGGGTTTTCCCACTTCTGCTTGCCTACCGAATGCCGGCGGTAGCAGCCGTCGTGGGAAGTTGGATCGAGAGCGATCCATCGCACAAGCGCTACATTTCCTGGGATCAAGCTCGTGAGATGCAGCGCAGCGGACTGGTTGAGTTCGCCTCTCATAGCTATGACCTGCACCATGGAATCCTGGCAAATCCGCAGGGCAATGAACTCCCGGCCGCAGGCTTTCGCAAGTACGATCCCATTTTGGGATACGAGCAGGAAGCGGAATACCGTCTTCGCATCCGGGAAGACTTGGCCAGATCCGCAGCTGTGATGAGACGGGAGTTAGGGAAGTCACCACGAGCGCTGGTTTGGCCTTATGGGCGATACACGGTTGCTTCTGAGAATGTTGCCTTCGAAGCGGGGTTCAGGTTTGCTCTAACTCTGGATTCCGAACCGGCTGATGCTTCCAAACCGATGGCGATTGCCCGATATCTTGTGGCCAGAGATTTCGACTTCAAGAACATTGCCAATGATCTGCGATCGCTCAACGAGCCTCCATCGGTGCAGCGTCTGGTGCGAATAGATCCATCCACACTCTGGAGTGCCGATGCCCCCGACTTCGAGAGTCGCCTGGGCCGCGCGATCGAAAGAGTCCGCACGATCGGCGCTACTTCCATCATCATCGAGGCTGCAGCATCAGGTGCGGATGGCGCGCTGAGTGGGGCATGGTTTCCCACCCCTAACCTGGCTGTGCGTGGCGACGTGTTTTCGCGCATCGCCTGGCAAATGCACACACGTGCTGGAGTCGAAGTTTTCGGACGACTCCCTGTGGGGGCCGCGCTCGCAACTTTGAAGGACCCGGAGCGCGTTCTCGCCCTGTTCCGAGATTTCGGCGAATCCGCTCCCATCGATGGCCTCTTGCTCGAGGATGTGCCTCAGCTAATCGGAATAAGGACGCGAGCCGCTTCCGAAGATGAAACGCCCTGGCAGGTGCGAAAGCGACGCGATGCTGTGGAGTACAGCACCTTGAATCCATCGGATGCACTGGCTCTTCGATGCTTCCGAGTGGTCGAGGAGGAGCGGCCTCGGCTGAGTCTGGCGGTGCTCACGGCGGATAAGACTTTGACCGGCCCCAGCTCCGTTGCGGATATGACCTTGATCGCCGCATCCAGCAAGCCCAAAGAAGCGGCTCGCCTGATCGAACGCTTGAAGAAAGTTGAAGGATCGCCTGATTTTTTTCCCCGACGCCTGGGCGTTTGGATCGAAGCTTCTAGCGCTCCCACCTCTTCCGATTTGATTGCTGTTACTCGCATCTTTCAGAGAAACGGTCTAAGCCTCATCGGATGGAGTGACGACATGATCGGTGACAACCCTCCGGCTGCCTCGGTCGCGCGCGCCGTATCAGCTAGTTCATTTCCGGTAAGGTTCTGA
- a CDS encoding metallophosphoesterase — translation MIRKLVLAALITIGAGTLAFRLTPSSTPTLTQAPATAQSQLEVKLPLEQKSVRFAVIGDNGTGEQPQYDVAAEMEAYESVVHYEFVIMMGDNIYGGHKPKDFERKFETPYKPLLDAGVKFYACLGNHDNSDETLYKPFNMNGQRYYTFKKGDVQFFALDSNYMDPTQLDWIQQQLRESNAKWKIAYFHHPLYSDGRFHGSDVDLRNQLMPIFEKYGVNVVMSGHDHVYERFKPEGGIYFFLVGNSGELRYHNLRHDASDMAAGFDTDRTFMLVEIGGDKLYFQTISRTGQTVDSGVLQHQPKPPAQNTPATQ, via the coding sequence ATGATCCGCAAGCTCGTCCTCGCAGCTCTGATCACCATTGGCGCGGGAACGCTCGCGTTTCGTCTGACGCCTTCGTCCACCCCAACTCTGACGCAGGCGCCTGCAACGGCGCAAAGCCAACTCGAGGTCAAGCTGCCGCTGGAGCAGAAGTCGGTGCGCTTTGCCGTCATCGGCGACAACGGCACTGGCGAGCAGCCCCAGTACGACGTCGCCGCGGAGATGGAAGCCTACGAAAGCGTCGTGCATTATGAGTTCGTGATCATGATGGGCGACAACATCTATGGCGGACACAAGCCAAAAGACTTCGAGCGCAAATTTGAAACGCCATATAAGCCGCTGCTCGATGCGGGCGTGAAGTTCTATGCCTGTCTAGGCAATCATGACAACTCTGACGAAACGCTGTACAAGCCGTTCAACATGAACGGCCAGCGTTACTACACATTCAAGAAAGGCGACGTGCAGTTCTTTGCGCTCGACAGCAACTACATGGATCCGACGCAGCTCGACTGGATTCAGCAGCAGCTACGAGAATCGAATGCCAAGTGGAAGATCGCCTACTTTCACCATCCGCTCTATTCCGACGGGCGCTTTCATGGTTCTGATGTCGATCTTCGCAATCAGCTCATGCCCATCTTCGAAAAATACGGCGTCAACGTCGTGATGTCAGGTCACGACCACGTCTATGAGCGCTTCAAGCCCGAAGGCGGAATCTATTTCTTTTTGGTAGGAAACTCCGGCGAGCTTCGCTATCACAACCTGCGCCACGATGCCAGCGACATGGCCGCAGGCTTCGATACCGATCGAACGTTCATGCTGGTTGAGATTGGAGGTGACAAACTGTACTTCCAGACAATTTCCCGAACTGGGCAGACGGTCGATTCCGGCGTATTGCAACATCAACCGAAGCCGCCGGCCCAGAACACGCCGGCAACACAATGA
- the pgaA gene encoding poly-beta-1,6 N-acetyl-D-glucosamine export porin PgaA: MTRAPGQSREDAVRAARDGHTDDAIRTLQTIVANNRSDTGAALDLAVILSWAKRPREATDVFERTPVTQIPEYVLLAMTRAYRDQQRFGIAQGLAHEGLRRFPEQKTWTLLNVLLEGDLASAAGDRFGALRAYATAQEIAPKEAGISAAMSSILMQLNAPYGAASLSTIPDPGIQAAQAAAMVRWGANFEPPEPARRFEETDAAIGRLEVLIRDAESMHPADRGLVFRLKRDRVLALRNRERWSDAVKAAEELREAGDSLPPYVREAEADSLLALRHPEEALRAYREVLAADPSNRNARQGLFYSQIETEDFHAAFATTEELTRGQEPGIRLRQLPRPVPNPDWLDAQVLGGQARYYANIDSDAWRQLKPLANGAPGAGYLRSALGSVAADRGWPRWADEEINIAAEIAPDDRGIQVAVADSDLRRKRFREARRRAEELNSLFPGDAAVQRLVRDIGMHDAMEIQFDTEAHHESGSAANRPGSDFNTNVRVYSSPFAERWRALGAFDYFSAKPEEGPVHRVRYGAGAEAEWSDFTLEAIAWNNAGALSRAGATLAGTWEPTDHWSFSGDGELYSSETPLRAVLHGITASGGSFQTSFTANESLATSGRVGAFSFSDGNQRVEGSLTFFRRVLDRPHLKLNIRPEVYASHNTRFDAPYFNPAHDASANLSLELNHLIWRRYERSFRQSLTIGAGPYWEAHYRPDWLAQIRYQQTLELQSGFEIHYRVDLGRRVYDGLPVHDVGIVAGLNKRLSL; the protein is encoded by the coding sequence ATGACGAGAGCGCCTGGACAGAGTCGGGAAGACGCTGTTCGGGCGGCACGGGACGGCCACACTGACGATGCGATTCGCACATTGCAGACTATCGTGGCAAACAACAGAAGCGATACCGGTGCGGCACTCGACCTGGCCGTCATCCTGAGCTGGGCGAAGCGGCCCCGGGAAGCCACCGACGTCTTTGAACGAACTCCGGTAACGCAGATTCCCGAGTATGTGCTGCTCGCCATGACGCGTGCTTATCGCGATCAGCAGCGCTTTGGAATCGCCCAGGGACTGGCACACGAAGGACTTCGCCGCTTTCCTGAACAGAAAACATGGACGCTTCTGAATGTCCTGCTGGAAGGAGATCTCGCGTCAGCTGCCGGCGATCGCTTCGGGGCTCTTCGAGCATATGCGACTGCTCAGGAGATCGCTCCGAAAGAAGCAGGCATTTCAGCCGCGATGAGCAGCATCCTCATGCAATTGAATGCTCCCTATGGAGCCGCATCGCTGTCTACGATTCCCGATCCAGGAATTCAAGCGGCCCAAGCCGCGGCGATGGTGCGTTGGGGAGCAAACTTCGAACCGCCGGAGCCGGCAAGGCGCTTTGAGGAAACCGATGCTGCGATTGGCAGACTGGAGGTTCTGATTCGGGACGCCGAATCCATGCACCCAGCCGATCGGGGCCTGGTGTTCCGGCTGAAACGCGATCGCGTATTGGCCTTGCGCAATCGGGAGCGCTGGAGCGATGCCGTGAAAGCCGCTGAGGAATTACGCGAAGCCGGAGACTCCCTGCCGCCCTACGTTCGTGAAGCGGAGGCCGATTCGCTCCTGGCGCTTCGTCATCCAGAGGAAGCGCTGAGAGCTTATCGCGAAGTCCTCGCAGCCGACCCGAGCAATCGCAATGCGCGACAGGGTCTCTTCTATTCCCAAATCGAAACGGAAGATTTTCACGCAGCCTTCGCAACTACTGAAGAGCTGACGAGAGGACAGGAGCCCGGAATCCGTCTACGCCAACTGCCGCGCCCAGTTCCAAATCCGGACTGGCTGGACGCGCAGGTGTTGGGGGGCCAGGCACGCTACTACGCGAACATCGATTCCGATGCATGGAGACAATTAAAGCCACTAGCGAATGGAGCACCGGGGGCAGGCTATTTGCGGTCTGCGCTCGGCTCGGTTGCGGCGGACAGAGGCTGGCCTCGGTGGGCCGACGAAGAAATCAACATCGCTGCGGAGATTGCCCCGGATGACCGAGGCATACAGGTGGCCGTGGCAGATTCCGACTTGCGGCGGAAGCGCTTCCGCGAGGCGCGCAGACGCGCAGAAGAACTCAATTCCCTTTTTCCCGGGGATGCCGCAGTTCAGCGATTGGTACGCGACATCGGCATGCACGACGCCATGGAGATCCAGTTCGACACCGAAGCCCATCACGAAAGCGGCAGCGCTGCGAATCGTCCTGGGTCCGATTTCAATACCAATGTTCGCGTGTATTCCTCGCCTTTTGCGGAAAGGTGGCGCGCACTCGGCGCATTTGATTATTTCTCCGCAAAGCCTGAGGAAGGGCCGGTTCATCGAGTCCGCTACGGCGCTGGAGCAGAGGCAGAGTGGTCCGACTTCACCCTCGAAGCAATTGCCTGGAATAACGCCGGAGCCCTCTCTCGGGCGGGCGCAACTCTTGCGGGCACGTGGGAACCTACCGATCACTGGAGCTTCTCCGGCGATGGCGAACTGTATTCGAGCGAAACGCCATTGCGGGCTGTGCTCCACGGCATCACGGCCAGCGGAGGAAGCTTTCAGACGTCTTTCACAGCCAACGAATCACTTGCCACGTCGGGAAGGGTGGGGGCGTTCTCGTTTTCGGACGGAAACCAGCGTGTCGAAGGGAGTCTCACATTCTTTCGTCGAGTGCTTGACAGGCCTCATCTGAAGCTCAACATTCGTCCCGAAGTTTACGCTTCGCACAACACGCGATTCGATGCGCCCTACTTCAATCCCGCGCACGATGCCTCTGCAAACCTCAGCCTGGAGCTGAATCACCTCATCTGGCGGAGATATGAGAGAAGCTTTCGACAGAGCCTCACGATAGGCGCCGGACCATATTGGGAAGCACATTACCGCCCTGATTGGCTTGCGCAGATTCGCTACCAGCAGACCCTCGAGCTGCAGTCTGGCTTTGAGATTCACTACCGCGTTGACCTTGGCCGGCGCGTTTACGACGGACTGCCGGTCCACGATGTAGGGATTGTCGCCGGGCTGAACAAGAGGTTGAGTCTATGA
- a CDS encoding TlpA disulfide reductase family protein, whose protein sequence is MPITLRRVHASAVCMALFLFSSSALSAKSIKKVTLRDLGGNKVRLADYQGRIVVLNFWATWCAPCKEELPRLGKIASHYADRNVAFILASIDEQKKEPAVREYVSEHGIKLPVFTGASVDLLEQLAGVNIVPATLVIDEKGEIIRAINGEAREEDVKEAVDWLLSGRQGDPPSARVKRY, encoded by the coding sequence ATGCCGATCACCCTCCGCCGCGTGCATGCAAGCGCTGTCTGCATGGCGCTGTTTCTTTTCAGTTCGTCAGCGCTGAGCGCGAAGAGCATAAAGAAGGTCACGCTTCGAGATCTGGGCGGCAATAAAGTCCGGCTCGCCGACTACCAGGGCCGAATTGTTGTCCTGAATTTCTGGGCTACGTGGTGCGCTCCGTGCAAGGAAGAGCTTCCGCGTCTGGGAAAGATTGCGAGCCACTACGCCGATCGCAACGTCGCATTCATTCTCGCTTCGATCGATGAACAGAAAAAGGAGCCTGCCGTTCGCGAGTATGTCTCAGAGCACGGAATCAAGTTGCCTGTGTTCACCGGAGCATCGGTCGATCTGCTGGAGCAGCTTGCCGGAGTAAACATCGTTCCGGCTACGCTGGTGATCGACGAAAAAGGCGAAATCATACGCGCGATCAATGGCGAGGCTCGTGAGGAGGACGTGAAAGAAGCGGTAGATTGGCTGCTCAGCGGGCGGCAAGGTGATCCGCCGAGTGCGCGTGTGAAGCGATATTAG